One region of Mesomycoplasma ovipneumoniae genomic DNA includes:
- a CDS encoding P68 family surface lipoprotein yields MNFKKFFKPFLVLSPSVFLIATACGVSENTIDPKTQVVMTTSQGPFWPLIFGLNVYGKNQKGLIPYYNQKFKDDPDFAPVRLVLSDESKANTQKETTDNIKKLLDTNSDQLPSIVLGDSSTASVLQERNRLLEVKSDKLNPGIFTDQIVGKYNSFNFGENKFYNIPFNINDVDALGFNLDNLRIIFDLVKKGGGKVDENAEIYKKAQESAQKGNSTPENSFFSNLEVKSADVFKDLSVNYDTFSNIEEALEFSTKFIDGVKLKADAKLDANTENASIFDIDYSGLVFHKNIISKSGKKFWEPKGSDLTFNIATDKSLQEEFKKTYDKFTKTNKKIEQKVGQATKILQAFQFKNFKAENSIGEWGSHDILKYRTVFGYVPGVGIKQSIDTATTRNLFADKNPKLAKGFATFNDVFTTSQPLKSHKNSPFFVYNSGGSSLIPIKTDTEKINKAAVKFLEWLFTGQNDIDTPGKMVDNVDYLMENTGYFLPTKAVVTPEKLEQVKKKYQEYYDKIVEFESNNKKSIELVGEDAKKIDWSLYEKMANLRSVIISMESMLNAFKEDSSKVKILSDNGNFKEAKISTTITDSLIESTKFENSKTESSDRLLTLINE; encoded by the coding sequence ATGAATTTTAAAAAATTTTTTAAACCTTTTTTAGTTCTCTCACCAAGCGTTTTCTTAATTGCTACTGCTTGTGGAGTAAGTGAGAATACAATTGATCCAAAAACTCAAGTTGTTATGACAACAAGTCAAGGTCCTTTTTGACCATTAATTTTTGGACTTAATGTTTATGGTAAAAATCAAAAAGGATTAATCCCTTATTACAACCAAAAGTTTAAAGATGATCCTGATTTCGCGCCAGTTAGACTTGTTTTGAGTGATGAGTCAAAAGCAAACACTCAAAAAGAAACAACCGATAACATTAAAAAATTACTGGACACAAATTCAGATCAACTTCCTTCAATTGTTTTAGGTGATTCTTCAACAGCAAGTGTTTTACAAGAACGTAATCGCCTTTTAGAAGTAAAAAGCGATAAATTAAATCCAGGAATATTCACTGATCAAATTGTAGGAAAATACAATTCATTTAATTTTGGTGAAAATAAGTTTTATAACATCCCTTTTAACATAAATGATGTTGATGCGCTTGGATTTAACCTTGATAATTTACGAATTATTTTTGATTTAGTAAAAAAAGGTGGCGGAAAAGTTGACGAGAACGCCGAAATTTACAAAAAAGCACAAGAATCAGCCCAAAAAGGAAACTCGACTCCTGAAAACAGTTTTTTTAGCAATCTTGAAGTAAAATCTGCCGATGTTTTCAAAGATTTAAGCGTAAATTATGATACTTTTTCAAATATTGAAGAGGCACTTGAGTTTTCAACTAAATTTATTGACGGTGTCAAATTAAAAGCTGATGCAAAACTTGATGCAAATACAGAAAATGCGTCTATTTTTGATATTGACTATTCAGGACTAGTTTTCCACAAAAATATTATTTCAAAATCAGGTAAAAAATTCTGAGAGCCAAAAGGTAGTGATTTAACTTTTAATATTGCTACAGATAAATCTTTACAAGAGGAATTTAAAAAAACTTACGATAAATTTACAAAAACTAATAAAAAAATCGAACAAAAAGTAGGTCAAGCAACCAAAATTTTGCAGGCATTTCAGTTTAAAAACTTTAAAGCAGAAAACAGCATTGGTGAATGAGGAAGTCATGATATTCTTAAATATCGTACCGTTTTTGGCTACGTTCCTGGAGTTGGAATTAAGCAATCAATTGACACAGCAACAACCCGTAATTTATTTGCAGATAAAAACCCTAAACTTGCCAAAGGTTTTGCAACATTTAACGATGTCTTTACAACAAGCCAACCATTAAAATCACACAAAAATTCACCATTTTTTGTCTATAACTCAGGTGGATCTTCATTAATTCCAATTAAAACTGATACAGAAAAAATTAATAAAGCGGCAGTTAAATTTTTAGAATGACTCTTTACTGGTCAAAATGATATTGACACACCCGGAAAAATGGTCGATAATGTTGATTATTTAATGGAAAATACTGGTTATTTTCTTCCTACAAAAGCGGTTGTAACTCCAGAAAAATTGGAACAAGTAAAGAAAAAATATCAAGAATACTATGATAAAATTGTCGAATTTGAATCTAATAACAAAAAAAGTATTGAACTAGTTGGTGAAGATGCCAAAAAAATCGACTGAAGTTTGTATGAAAAAATGGCAAACCTCAGATCAGTTATAATTTCAATGGAATCAATGCTTAATGCTTTTAAAGAAGATTCATCCAAAGTTAAAATTTTAAGTGATAATGGTAATTTCAAAGAAGCAAAAATCTCAACAACAATTACAGATTCACTAATTGAATCAACAAAATTTGAAAATAGTAAAACCGAAAGTTCTGATAGATTACTAACATTAATTAATGAATAA
- a CDS encoding ABC transporter ATP-binding protein codes for MNHLTIAISIKNLVFSYDKKAFLKIDDLEIPANNIITILGPSGAGKSTFLNILAGFLPIKTGIEYHENFKNFGYIMQKNNLYEEISVKKNLWISAKNSPEWTSKVWKLSWENFKKDKNSQDFSDSIENLPSNKSNLGIEKVIKKFKFYFYILKNIKFYIFFLKFRKKYFGKEVLNVLKALEIEDIFLKKAKNISGGQQQRVAFAKSIIKGDNLVLMDEPFSSLDAKIKESTIKLLLKIKQEFNMTIVLVTHDQTDAMKISDKIILLNKGEILQYSNPEELFENPQSIFAAKFIGMPEINFIEKQGEIEYYIRSKYIKISSTPEPTNGKVFYKKNIADNFYYQIRDTEKNIDLEIISPIDIQGENVKIEYNKDKIFAFDKGGNRVKG; via the coding sequence ATGAACCACTTAACAATTGCTATAAGTATTAAAAACCTAGTATTTTCGTATGACAAAAAGGCTTTTCTTAAAATTGATGACCTCGAAATACCAGCAAATAATATTATTACAATTTTGGGACCCTCAGGTGCAGGAAAGTCCACTTTCCTTAATATTTTAGCCGGTTTTTTACCAATAAAGACAGGTATTGAATACCATGAAAACTTCAAAAACTTTGGCTATATAATGCAAAAAAACAACTTATATGAAGAAATTTCGGTAAAGAAAAATCTTTGGATTAGTGCTAAAAATTCGCCTGAATGAACCTCAAAAGTATGAAAATTGAGCTGGGAAAATTTCAAAAAAGACAAAAATAGTCAAGATTTTAGCGACTCTATTGAAAATTTACCTTCAAACAAATCTAATTTAGGAATAGAGAAGGTTATAAAAAAATTCAAATTTTACTTTTATATATTGAAAAATATAAAATTTTATATTTTTTTCCTAAAATTTAGAAAAAAATATTTCGGAAAAGAAGTCCTAAATGTGTTAAAAGCCTTAGAAATTGAGGATATTTTCTTAAAAAAAGCCAAAAATATTAGTGGAGGCCAACAACAACGCGTAGCTTTTGCAAAATCAATTATAAAAGGGGATAATTTAGTTTTAATGGACGAACCTTTTTCATCACTTGATGCAAAAATTAAGGAATCAACTATTAAATTATTACTTAAAATCAAACAAGAATTTAACATGACAATCGTTTTAGTAACTCACGACCAAACTGATGCAATGAAAATTAGTGACAAAATTATTCTTTTAAATAAAGGGGAAATTTTGCAATATTCTAATCCAGAGGAACTTTTTGAAAACCCTCAGTCTATTTTTGCCGCAAAATTTATCGGAATGCCAGAAATCAATTTTATTGAAAAACAAGGAGAAATTGAATATTATATCCGTTCTAAATACATTAAAATTTCATCAACACCTGAACCAACAAATGGAAAAGTTTTTTATAAAAAAAATATTGCAGATAATTTTTATTACCAAATTCGTGATACTGAAAAAAATATTGACCTTGAAATTATAAGTCCTATTGATATTCAAGGTGAAAATGTAAAAATAGAATATAATAAAGATAAAATTTTTGCTTTTGATAAAGGCGGAAATCGTGTTAAAGGTTAA
- a CDS encoding carbohydrate ABC transporter permease, which translates to MLKVNKESIKTVFFHRNTKAILLIGPLFIFLFIFSVYPILDSLFNSFNVGAGQNKHLGFENFRELFAKSNFNDALRNSTLLFFISSPIALFLGFVIAILLSKLKSKFLRMLIISGLYSQFFISSFAIGTAFSFLFGNKNVFAKMLNLNFSFVGGDNKIDLIWLYLIYQLWRAIPFNSVLFFFAISSIHTKYKKNLQIDRINLKDKIFNLYFKEIGNQFLVISYTNFIFATMLYPNVITGDINLDLNKGHTLASYILSSSDNSGLQSAVSLITFFYLSAVFSTFIIFRPKTWKKISKLIKNKRGKNVIKI; encoded by the coding sequence GTGTTAAAGGTTAATAAAGAATCCATAAAAACAGTGTTTTTTCACAGAAATACAAAAGCAATCTTACTTATAGGTCCACTATTTATTTTTCTTTTTATTTTTTCAGTCTACCCAATTCTGGATTCATTATTTAACTCTTTTAATGTTGGGGCTGGCCAAAACAAACATTTAGGATTTGAGAATTTTAGGGAATTATTTGCAAAATCAAATTTTAATGACGCATTAAGAAACAGCACTTTATTATTTTTTATTAGCTCACCAATTGCACTTTTTCTAGGATTTGTTATTGCAATTTTGCTCTCAAAACTTAAGAGTAAATTTCTTCGAATGTTAATAATAAGTGGACTTTATTCCCAGTTTTTTATTTCATCTTTTGCAATTGGAACTGCTTTTTCTTTCCTTTTTGGTAATAAAAATGTTTTTGCAAAAATGCTTAATCTCAATTTTTCATTTGTCGGTGGAGACAATAAAATTGATTTAATTTGACTATATTTAATTTATCAACTTTGAAGGGCAATCCCTTTTAATTCAGTGCTTTTCTTTTTTGCGATTTCGAGCATTCATACAAAATATAAAAAAAATTTACAAATTGACAGAATTAACCTAAAAGATAAGATTTTTAACCTTTATTTTAAAGAAATTGGTAATCAATTTTTAGTTATTTCATACACAAACTTCATTTTTGCAACAATGCTATACCCAAATGTTATTACAGGCGACATAAATTTAGATCTAAATAAAGGCCACACTCTTGCTTCATATATTTTATCTTCAAGTGATAATTCAGGACTCCAATCTGCCGTGAGTTTAATTACTTTCTTTTATCTTTCAGCGGTTTTTTCAACCTTTATTATTTTTAGACCAAAAACATGGAAAAAAATATCAAAACTTATTAAAAATAAAAGGGGTAAAAATGTCATTAAAATTTAA